GTTTTTTCGCACGTCTCTTCTCAATTTCTTCAGCTAAACCTCCGGGAGCGTTACTTGTTATAGCTTTTTGTATTGTTGATACTGCAGATTTTGTGTTAAATGAAACAACGGCTGCCGCGCATCTTCCTTGATAGCCCCCTTTTAAAGCAAAATTTATACGTTTACCTCCAGTAAGTTTTGCTATAACGCTGTTGAAGCACTCTACGGTATTTGTGTTCACGTCTTCAATCAAACTACGTGACTTTGAAGCCACGTTGGACACAATAGCGTTTATTCTAAATATAAATGTGGAATTTTCAATCTTTAGCAGTTCGCCGCCACAGTTTTTATCTTTATCACAAAAGTAATTTTGACATAGTTGATGATTCCCATAAGCATGAGATAAAGAGTTAATAATATCGTTGTGCTAAATGGATATTGCTACATTTTTAGGACTCTGCGAGGCCTTGTGATGTGTAATAGATTTCACTATTGCCTTTCgcattgtcataattttttgatTTGTGAGGGTTTTTCGGTGCGCCAATATGTATTTAGTTTCTGTGGTGACTGCTCTTAGCTTTTTGCAAAAATTGCGCAATATATGATTGCGGCACTCTAATTTTTCAACCGTCAAATTTTGACTTTCATAAGGATTTGAGATAAGTATTTTAGAGTAGGTCGAAGAATCACCATCTCCTACCATTCTGCCATATATTATACCATACATGGAAATTGAGCTTTTGAAACCTTCAACGATTATGTCGGCTTCCATTGAACTAGACGATCCctgaaaatttttgaaacacAAGTGGTCTTGTGatgcagtttttttattttcggcTCGGGCACATACGAGGCAATATTTATTTCTGACACCGAAGTACAAAACTTCACCCGTATTTCTGCCAATTATGGCTGCTGCACCTGATGAAGCTTTATAGTGTGAACCATATGACCTGGCACACCATGCTCCATCCACATAGACATCTATGACAGCATACCCGTTTTTGGTCCGGCCATCTGCTATagcaatttctttttctttattggCAGCGGCTTCCATTGTTTCACATGCAGTTTCTCCCCATttcttataaagtttattttgcatttggttaaagaattttgtagaaaatatagGAATGTTTATTGCTGAAAATAACTCTTCAATCTGAGAAAAACCTATACCACAGGCTACAACTCCAGTGGTTGCCGCTATATTAGCATCTACATGCTCGGTATCTTTGGTGTTTTCAGATGAAATAGAACAAATTTCTTTACACATattacattcaaatttaaagatTGAAATCAGTCCATGTCTTCTTTCACCAACTAAGCAGAAGTTGCTTGATTTACAATCAAATAGATCATTGTGGCGTGCTTTTTCTTggaatttttgtaaaaaataatttatatcaattattcgCCATCCTGATAAGGGTTGGAAATGGCTTTCCTTGTTATACATTTCAGTTATGAATGCGCCTTCATTTCCATCATTTTCTctgtaacaatataaaataagtttttgagATAGTATAACGTGGGACCTACAGAACTGAtgttgaaaaacaattttataaaaaatgtcatGGACTTTTAGAACTCCGTCgttattataattaggtataaaacacaattttaaatagaCAAGTCATACAAGACAAAGTTTATATACGTTGatcatgaataataataatataaaaataataatcgtaaAAACGTGTGTATTTGTTATGTCAGTACTGATAACTTACTGAGTAGTTTCAGAATGTACTATTGGTCCTTGCGCAGATAACGAAGACATTGGTAGGAGTACATCTTGTATAGTATCATAATTCGGTGTTTTCGATGTCctggaataataattatttgtttaatattaatgtttattagaTACTGcgtaaaactaattttatttttttatgcctATGACCGACAACAGAAAAAAACTTACTTATTCGCAGAGGGTTGCAAATCAACAGGCTCTAATGTTATATAAGATGCGTGAGTCTTACTAGACGTATCGTTACACggttttctgaaataaaacacTTCATTATAAtgctgtataaaaaaaataagttgctaaaaaatattcaattaatttttgcaTGAGTCGCTAAAAGACTTGCGGGGCTAGTTTCAGCGAACGGCGAAAACAATTTCAACTTGCCTAAAGAACCATCCCTAAATTCGTCGAGAACTCTCTGACTACGTCTGTTGCCATATCAATATATATCATGAGTGTTGATGTGTTCAGTGTTTCCAAAGTAAATATTCGCTATCATTGATGAATGTAATTACAAATACTGGCAGGGATATATTCTTGAAGTTCAAACACGGGCGCAGAGTTAGGTATCTTGTGCGCTTTCTAGTAGGTGCTTTCTACTATATATTCTGAGGGAGCGAGAGTGAGTGAGAAAATAAAGAGAGCACTTACTGTTcctccttgtttttttttccaacaaataaaccttttttatttCGAGTCATTTTTGAactgaaacaataaaatatagtattataaaagattGGAACCCACATCGAATGCGTTTCACTACTGgagggaaatatttttttttaatactgttACTGTGGTCAATaccaataaatgaataaaaagtaTAACTCACCATATTTCTTTCGCAATTCTTTTCGCCTTCAAATGTGACTTACacctaattttatttcttttatttgccATTCTAAAAAACAATCACAAATATACTGTCTTAAAAGTTGTAAGTacctatacaaaatatttacacaataacTAATAAGAAATATTCACATAAACTTTATccttacaaatacaataacgcAAAATAGTAAATTCACAATCTATTTTATATCGTATACTATTTACGAAACAGAAAAGAAGCGCGCGCGCACTAAATTGACACAGGTCTCACCTCGGTAACGTCCCGCGAGACACTGGCGAACGACAAACGGATCAAAAATCACTtgaataatcaataaaaaaatgtataaatgtaatgaaaaaaaacgATCAGGTAGAATCGATTCCAACATTAATAACCTATAAAgtgatattaattataagaGAAATGGAGTTTTATAACATGTTTAAAAtggaatttgttttgaaaaaaaaactgtaagtcGAAGTGTGTTCGGGATTTTTTTCTATcgagaaaattgtattgtatcgtGTATTAAACGGGTACATGGTAAGAAAAAAGAGTGGATcctaaaatctatatttatttcagtttctgaatgttattatttacctaTCAAAAATGAATTCTAAAAGTGGCATAAACGGGATAACCTGGccttaatttacatatattattatcaaatagactaattcatttaaactatagaagcacttatttgttaaccactgatgcagtcttcttttaaaaactttgaacggtaaatctttcaattcattgggcaatttattatatattttcacagacatgctgaaacaatttctactaaaagatgcagttctacagaagggcattatgagtttatttggataccttgtatttaaaaccttctggctttttttgtatagaaatcacacatatgtttttgaacaaataggcttatttcataaatgtataggcatggcagcgatagaattttcaattttttaaatagcggtcgacaagaatctagggggccggctccacaaaccgccctgatacacttcttctgtccaataaataaatgccctatgctcaccgagttgccccatatgaccaatccatatcttaaagctgaaaccacgaatgcatgatatgccattagcgctgttttttcacctattgtttttgatacgcgtttgaggacaaatacatgttggttaatttttttgctaattttgtcaacatgtgacttgaaggacaagttgctgtctaaagaaataccaagaaaattgacaagttgtgcttctttaatattctcattatgataattaacattaatatcttttcctttcccattcttattataatactgcatatacattgttttttttatatttacagtcaggttattttcagtaagccattcaattgtgtcctttattgttttattaatttctatatcatatgtcaattcattgttacatttaattacaatagagatgtcatcagcaaaaagagtacagttattagtagtaatgctaggtaagtcgtttatgtagattatgaatagaagtggacccaatatacttccttgtggtacaccttttgttttaagtctaagttctgatcgataaggtattacttcttgtttattatttaatttagcaatttcaacgtattgagtacggtttgaaagataacttttaagccagtcatttgctagacctcgaataccatattgagcgcatttatctaatagtttttcatgacaaacattgtcaaaagctttgctcatatcaaaaaatactgatgttaatggaatttttgtatccatgcatt
This genomic window from Leptidea sinapis chromosome 34, ilLepSina1.1, whole genome shotgun sequence contains:
- the LOC126975068 gene encoding uncharacterized protein LOC126975068 isoform X4, which encodes MTRNKKGLFVGKKNKEEQKPCNDTSSKTHASYITLEPVDLQPSANKTSKTPNYDTIQDVLLPMSSLSAQGPIVHSETTQENDGNEGAFITEMYNKESHFQPLSGWRIIDINYFLQKFQEKARHNDLFDCKSSNFCLVGERRHGLISIFKFECNMCKEICSISSENTKDTEHVDANIAATTGVVACGIGFSQIEELFSAINIPIFSTKFFNQMQNKLYKKWGETACETMEAAANKEKEIAIADGRTKNGYAVIDVYVDGAWCARSYGSHYKASSGAAAIIGRNTGEVLYFGVRNKYCLVCARAENKKTASQDHLCFKNFQGSSSSMEADIIVEGFKSSISMYGIIYGRMVGDGDSSTYSKILISNPYESQNLTVEKLECRNHILRNFCKKLRAVTTETKYILAHRKTLTNQKIMTMRKAIVKSITHHKASQSPKNVAISI
- the LOC126975068 gene encoding uncharacterized protein LOC126975068 isoform X1; its protein translation is MTRNKKGLFVGKKNKEEQKPCNDTSSKTHASYITLEPVDLQPSANKTSKTPNYDTIQDVLLPMSSLSAQGPIVHSETTQENDGNEGAFITEMYNKESHFQPLSGWRIIDINYFLQKFQEKARHNDLFDCKSSNFCLVGERRHGLISIFKFECNMCKEICSISSENTKDTEHVDANIAATTGVVACGIGFSQIEELFSAINIPIFSTKFFNQMQNKLYKKWGETACETMEAAANKEKEIAIADGRTKNGYAVIDVYVDGAWCARSYGSHYKASSGAAAIIGRNTGEVLYFGVRNKYCLVCARAENKKTASQDHLCFKNFQGSSSSMEADIIVEGFKSSISMYGIIYGRMVGDGDSSTYSKILISNPYESQNLTVEKLECRNHILRNFCKKLRAVTTETKYILAHRKTLTNQKIMTMRKAIVKSITHHKASQSPKNVAISI
- the LOC126975068 gene encoding uncharacterized protein LOC126975068 isoform X3, coding for MTRNKKGLFVGKKNKEEQKPCNDTSSKTHASYITLEPVDLQPSANKTSKTPNYDTIQDVLLPMSSLSAQGPIVHSETTQENDGNEGAFITEMYNKESHFQPLSGWRIIDINYFLQKFQEKARHNDLFDCKSSNFCLVGERRHGLISIFKFECNMCKEICSISSENTKDTEHVDANIAATTGVVACGIGFSQIEELFSAINIPIFSTKFFNQMQNKLYKKWGETACETMEAAANKEKEIAIADGRTKNGYAVIDVYVDGAWCARSYGSHYKASSGAAAIIGRNTGEVLYFGVRNKYCLVCARAENKKTASQDHLCFKNFQGSSSSMEADIIVEGFKSSISMYGIIYGRMVGDGDSSTYSKILISNPYESQNLTVEKLECRNHILRNFCKKLRAVTTETKYILAHRKTLTNQKIMTMRKAIVKSITHHKASQSPKNVAISI